A DNA window from Arachis duranensis cultivar V14167 chromosome 3, aradu.V14167.gnm2.J7QH, whole genome shotgun sequence contains the following coding sequences:
- the LOC107477411 gene encoding F-box/kelch-repeat protein At1g30090-like, whose product MASYDTVVLNGKLLVNESWLWPFYVSLRGQVYDPRTDNWENMAVGLREGWTGSSVVVYGHLFVVSELERMKLKVYDTETDSWDAIDGPPLPEQICKPFVVNACDCHIYVVGRNLHVAVGHIYRLLPDKNSDEKWSFSVRWHVIDAPESLSDLTSSSSQVLFA is encoded by the coding sequence ATGGCATCTTATGATACAGTAGTTCTCAACGGGAAGCTTCTCGTCAACGAAAGCTGGTTATGGCCCTTTTATGTCTCTCTAAGGGGACAAGTCTATGATCCCAGAACAGATAACTGGGAAAACATGGCTGTTGGACTTAGAGAAGGCTGGACCGGTTCAAGTGTCGTTGTTTATGGCCACTTGTTTGTTGTCTCTGAGCTCGAAAGAATGAAGCTAAAGGTCTATGACACAGAAACAGACTCCTGGGATGCCATAGATGGCCCCCCTTTGCCTGAGCAAATATGCAAGCCTTTTGTTGTCAATGCTTGCGATTGCCATATTTATGTCGTGGGTCGAAATCTTCACGTTGCTGTTGGTCATATCTATAGACTGCTTCCAGACAAAAATTCTGACGAAAAATGGAGCTTCAGTGTTCGGTGGCATGTAATCGATGCACCAGAGAGTTTATCTGATCTCACTTCTTCAAGCTCTCAGGTGCTGTTtgcataa
- the LOC107477412 gene encoding cytochrome P450 81Q32-like, which translates to MILLLLFLFLAKFILERNNKNNKNLPPSPTSLPIIGHLHLINQPLHRSLHNLTKKYGHILFLKLGTRNVLVVSSPSAIEECFTNNDIIFANRPQTLAGKHLNYNCKTMAFVPYGDHWRSLRHLTSLELFTANRLAMLARVREDEVQLLLKQLFQDCKAQNLKVELRPRFFELSFNIMLRMISGKXXXXXXXXXXXXXXXXXXXXEMAALLGSGNLNDFIPLLKWTDFQGVEKRMVRLMKKMDGFLQKLLDDHRRNKSNKGNQQNNMNNLNLIDVMLDLQHKDPEFYTHETVKGVILAMLTAGSETSATTLEWAVSLLLNNPKKMKKLEAEIETHAGHGQLLNESEATKLKYLQSVITETLRLYPAAPLLLPHESSNDCKVCGYDIPKGTMLLVNAWTLQRDPDLWVDPAMFVPERFDLGDGSGGGDHVVYNMVPFGVGRRVCPGAALAKRVMVHALGALLQCFELDKIGNEEINTKEGLGLTMPKVEPLVVLCSPRQQMIKILSDM; encoded by the exons ATGATACTTCTTctcttgtttctttttcttgctaaATTCATACTTGAAAGAAATAATAAGAACAACAAAAAtctaccaccaagtccaacttCTCTACCAATCATAGGTCACCTTCATCTCATAAATCAACCCTTACACCGAAGCCTACACAACCTAACAAAGAAATATGGCCACATCCTATTCCTCAAACTTGGCACACGCAATGTTCTTGTCGTCTCTTCACCTTCCGCCATTGAAGAATGCTTCACAAACAATGATATCATTTTTGCAAACCGTCCCCAAACACTTGCTGGGAAGCATCTAAACTACAATTGTAAGACAATGGCGTTTGTTCCCTATGGCGACCATTGGCGCAGCCTCCGCCATCTAACATCTCTTGAGCTCTTCACCGCCAACCGTCTTGCCATGCTTGCTAGAGTCCGAGAGGACGAGGTTCAGTTGTTGCTGAAACAACTTTTTCAAGATTGCAAAGCTCAAAACTTAAAG GTAGAACTAAGGCCGAGATTTTTTGAGCTTTCTTTCAATATCATGCTAAGGATGATATCTGGGAAG NNNNNNNNNNNNNNNNNNNNNNNNNNNNNNNNNNNNNNNNNNNNNNNNNNNNNNNNNNNGGAGATGGCGGCGCTTCTGGGTAGTGGGAACTTGAATGACTTCATTCCACTGCTAAAATGGACTGATTTCCAAGGTGTGGAAAAGAGAATGGTGAGGTTGATGAAAAAGATGGATGGCTTCTTACAGAAATTACTTGATGATCATCGAAGAAATAAGAGCAACAAAGGAAACCaacaaaataatatgaataatctCAATTTAATTGATGTCATGTTGGATCTTCAACACAAGGATCCTGAATTCTACACGCATGAAACTGTGAAAGGAGTCATTCTG GCAATGCTCACAGCTGGGTCCGAAACTTCAGCTACTACTCTGGAATGGGCAGTGTCACTTCTCCTCAACAACcctaaaaaaatgaagaaacttGAAGCTGAGATAGAAACTCACGCAGGCCATGGTCAACTCTTGAATGAATCAGAAGCAACCAAACTCAAGTACCTGCAAAGCGTAATAACCGAGACTCTTCGCCTTTACCCAGCGGCTCCGCTTCTTCTACCTCACGAGTCTTCAAATGATTGCAAAGTTTGTGGTTATGATATACCAAAAGGAACAATGCTACTTGTGAATGCGTGGACACTGCAAAGAGACCCTGATTTATGGGTGGATCCTGCAATGTTTGTGCCAGAGAGATTTGATCTGGGAGATGGAAGTGGCGGTGGTGATCACGTAGTTTATAATATGGTTCCATTTGGGGTTGGAAGACGAGTTTGCCCTGGAGCTGCTTTGGCAAAACGTGTTATGGTACATGCATTGGGAGCATTGCTTCAGTGTTTTGAGTTGGACAAAATTGGAAATGAAGAAATCAACACGAAGGAAGGACTAGGTCTTACCATGCCCAAAGTTGAACCTTTGGTTGTGTTATGCAGCCCTCGCCAACAAATGATTAAGATTCTGTCCGATATGTAA